ATGTCGTGATGGGCCTCGGCCCAGTCATCCCCGACGAACAGCAACCCGGTTCCCTTCCCAGCTGTCGATCATTCAACAGAGCCTTCGGGAAGGATCGCGCACACCCTAATGGATCAGTGCTCGACGGCACGACATCCCACCGGTCGTCTCACCCTCCCAGCGAACCAGCGGCGACACGATCTAGGACTAGACCTCGATCATCAGGCCTGGCGAAACGAGTGCTCGACCGCTGGCGGCTCGGACACCAATCCATCACGGATAGAACCGGTGCAGCCCCATTAGGCGAAGACGATTGTCGTGTTGCTGTGGACGATGACGCGGTCCTGGAGGTGCCAGCCGACGGCGCGCGCCAGCACCGCCCGTTCGACGTGCCGGCCGATCCGGCGCAGGTCGACGACCTGGTGGCGATGGTCGACCCGTTCGATGTCCTGCTCGATGATCGGCCCGGCGTCGAGATCGACGGTCACGTAGTGCGCCGTCGCGCCGATCAGCTTCACTCCTCGCCGGGCGGCCGCGCTGTACGGGTCCGCGCCGACGAACGCAGGCAGGAAGCTGTGGTGGATGTTGATGATCCGGTCGGGGAACGCCGCGACGAACCGTGGCGTGAGGACCTGCATGTAGCGGGCCAGCACCACGAGGTCGACCTGGCCCGCCAGTAGCGCCAGCGCCCGCCGTTCCGCCTCGTCCCGGGTCTCCGGCGACACGGGGACGTGGTGGTACGGAATTCCCCAGCCCGCCGCGGTGTCGCGCAGGTCAGGATGGTTGGAGACCACCATCCGCACGTCCATCTCCAGCTCGCCGGAGTGGGTCCGCCACAGCAGCTCCTGCAGCGCGTGATCTGCCTTTGACACGAAGATCGCCACCCGTTGCCGCACCGCCGGCGTGGCCACCCGCCACCGCATCTCGGCGCCCGTCGCCAGCTGGGCCAACCCTTCCTCGATCGCCGGCAGCCCGGCCGCGAGATCCTCGCGGTGGAACTCGATCCGCAGGAAGAAGGTGCCGCCGAACGGGTCGGTGGAGTACTGCTGCAGCTCGGTGATGTTCGCGCCGTGCCGGAAGAGCAGGCTCGAGATGGCCGAGACGATGCCCGGCCGGTCGGGGCAGGTGACCAGCACCCGCCCGACGTCCCGGTACCGCTCGGCGTGCGCGGCCACCGCCGCCGGCGTCACCAGCGGCCCGCCACCGCCCGGCGCGCCCGCCCCACCGCCGCCACCAACCTCCGCCCGTTCGGTCACGGCCTCATCGTCGCCCGTCCCGCCGCCGCGGCCGGGGTTCCCACGCCGCCAGTGCCCAGGACGGCCGACAAGTGCTGACGTTCCGCCGCGCCCCGGGCCGGGTGGGCCATGGCGCCAGGGCCGTGGTCCCCCGTTTGCCGCCGTCATCGCGGGTTAGGTGGTCAGGAGACGGAACGTCAACGGGGCCGAACCGGGAGGACACGCATGACCACAGGCGGCGAAGTGGGCCGGGGCGAAACGGGGCGGGACGAAGTGAGCCGGATCGTCGTCGGCATCGACGGCTCGGAGGGATCGCGCGAAGCCCTGCGCTGGGCGATGCGCGAGTCCGAGCTGCACGGCGCCGAACTGCTCGTGCTGCTGGCCTGGCAGCTGCCGGCCGTCGGGCCCTACCTGCCGGCCATGCCGCTGGACGCGGGCGTCTGGGAGGAGAGCGCCCGCCAGGGGCTCAGCGAGGCGCTGGCCGCGGTGTTCGGGGACAAGGTGCCCGACGGGGTGCGCGCCGAGGTGCGTCCCGGCCCGCCGGCGTCGGTGCTCGTCGAGGCCGGCCGGGACGCGGACCTGGTGGTCGTTGGCTCGCGTGGGCACGGCGGATTCGTCGGCGCGCTGCTCGGTTCCGTGAGCACGGCGGTCGTCCATCATACGACCTGCCCGGTTCTCGTCGTACGGCCGCCATCCGAGCACGACGCGGACACGAAGCACGCGGACACCAAGCACTGAGCCGCCCGGAGCCCGGTGCGCCGAGCGACCCGGCACCGAGGCAGGCGCACCGAGCGGAAACCGGGCACGGAGACCGGCGACGACCGGACGAGACCCGGGGGTGGCGGCCCCGCCCGACGCGCGCCACAACCGGAGTGGGCATTCCGCGTGCGCCGGAACCGCCGCCGCCCGGACCGCCCGGCTGTTAACGTGACCGTCGTCACAGCCATGCCAGGGGGTCGCCGTGAATCCCGCTTCGCACGCCGCCGTCGCACCGGACAAGCCCGCGGTCATCATGGCCGGCTCGGGAGTGACGCTGACCTACCGCGAGCTGGACGAGCGCTCGGCCCGGTTCGCGAACGTCCTGGCCGCCGCGGGGCTGCGGCGCGGGGACGGCATCGCGCTACTGGCGGAGAACGACCAGCACTGTTTCGAGGTCTACTGGGCGGCCCTGCGCAGCGGGCTCTACGTGACTCCCGTCAACTGGCACCTCTCCCCCGCCGAGGTCGCCTACATCGTCGACGACTGCGAGGCCGCGGCGCTGATCGTCTCCTCGCGCCAGCGCGAGCTCGCGGCCCGGATCGTGGAAGCGACCCCCCGGGTCCGGCACCGGTATGTCTTCGCCTCGGCGGATGAGCCCGCCGCCGCCGACCAGCCGGGCAGCCAGCCTGCCGGCAACGTGGATGATTGGCTCGCCGCCCACGAAAGCTACGAGCGGGCGGTCGCCGGCGCGCCGGCCGAGCGGCCCGAGGTCGAGTGGGCCGGCGCCGACATGCTCTATTCCTCCGGCACCACCGGCCGACCGAAGGGCATCCGCCCACCGCTTCCCCAGTACCGCAGCGGCGAGCCCGGGATGATCCTGCCGCCGATGCTGCAGATGCAGTACGGGATGGGCCCGGACGCGGTCTACCTATCGCCCGCGCCGGCCTACCACGCCGCCCCGCTGCGGTTCGGCGGCGCGGTGCAGGCCCTCGGCGGCACGGTCGTGATGATGGAGCGCTTCGAGCCGGTGGCCGCGCTCGCGGCGCTGGAGAAGTACCGGGTGACGCACAGCCAGTGGGTGCCGACGATGTTCGTCCGCATGCTGAAGCTGCCCACGGCGGAGCGCGAACGTTTCGACCTGTCGGCCCACCGGGCCGCGATCCACGCCGCCGCGCCGTGCCCGCCCGACGTGAAGCGGGCGATGATCGACTGGTGGGGGCCGATCCTGTACGAGTACTACGCCGCCACCGAGGCGTCGGGCATCACGTTCGTCTCGTCCGAGGAGTGGCTCCAGCGGCCGGGGACGGTCGGCCGGTCCGCGCTCGGCGTCGTCCACATCTGCGCCGAGGACGGCCGGGAGCTGCCGACCGGCGAGGACGGCGTCGTCTACTTCGAGCGGGAGGCCCTGCCGTTCACCTACCACGGCGACCCGGCCGCGACCGCCGCCGCCCAGCACCCGGCGCACCCGACCTGGACGACGGTCGGCGACGTCGGCCACCTCGACGCGGACGGCTACCTCTACCTGACCGACCGGGCGACGTTCATGATCATATCCGGCGGGGTGAACATCTACCCGCAGGAGATCGAGAACGTGCTCGCGCTGCACCCGAAGATCCTCGACGTCGCGGTCATCGGCGTCCCCGACCCGGACCTGGGCGAGCGGGTGCACGCCGTCGTCGAGCCGGCGCCCGGCGTCGAGCCGGGCCCGGGCCTGGCCGACGAGCTGATCGCCTACGTCCGGGACCGGATCGCCCACTACAAGGCGCCGCGTGGCGTCGACTTCGTCGACGAGCTGCCGCGGACGCCGACCGGCAAGCTTCGCAAGAACCTGCTCCGTAAACGCTACTGGCCCGCAACCGCGGCCACCGGTTGAGTCAACCATGTGCCCGTGAGTTGTCGATCGACTACGGTTGTGCCGTCCGCACCGGAGATCGGCGACGGGGTGATGGTGAATGACGTCGGATGGACAGGCCCAGCAGGCCCGCAAGACCGTGGCCGAGCCGGCGGTGGGCATCGACTTCGGTACCACCAACTCGGCCGTCGGCATCTTCGAGCGCGGCCGGGTCCGGCTCGTGCCGAACGCCGAGGGAACGCTGACCACGCCCAGCGTCGTCGCGTTCGTCGCCGACGGGCCGCCGCTGGTCGGGGCCACCGCCCTGCGCCAGGCGGTCACCAATCCCGCGCACACGATCCGGTCCGTCAAGCTCCGGCTGGGCAGCGACTGGTCACACGAGCACGACGGCACCCGGTACTCGGCCGAGGAGGTCGCCGCGCTCGTGCTGAAGCGGCTGCACGCGGATGTGCGGGAATACGCCGGCAGCAGCATCGGCACCGCCGTCCTGACCGTTCCCGCCTACTTCAGCCACGTGCAGCGGCGGGCGCTGGAGGACGCCGCGCGGATGGCCGACATCGAGGTCGCGAGGATCGTCAGCGAGCCGACCGCCACCGCCATCGCGCACGGCCTGCACCGCGCGCAGGAGGAGCGGAGCCTCGTCTTCGACCTCGGCGGCGGCACGTTCGACGTCTCGCTCGTCGAGATCGGCGCCGGCGTCTGCGAGGTGAAGGCGACCGCCGGGGACAACCACCTCGGCGGCGACAACTGGGACCAGGCGATCGTCGAGCACTTCGTCGCACTGCTGCGCGAGCAGCACGGGCTGGACATCAGCCAGGACCTGACGGCACTCGCCCGGCTGCGGGAGGCGGCGGAGACCGCGCGGGTCGACCTGTCCGCGGCGACCTCCGCGAATGTCTATCTTCCGCACCTCGCCCGCACCGGCGACGGCTACGCGCACGTGGACGTATCCCTGACCCGGGGCGAGCTCGAGACCATCACCCAGTCCACCCTGGAACGCTGCCGCGGGCCGTTCGAGCGGGTGCTGCGCGACGGCGCATTACGGGCCAGCGAGATCGACCACGTGATCCTGGTGGGGGGCGCGGCCCGGATGCCGGCCGTGGGCGGGCTCGTCGAGAAGCTCGCGGGCAAGCCGCCGTTCCGCACCATCTCCGAAGGGGTCGTGACGGGCGCCGCCCTCCAGGCGGCGGGCCTCACCGGCCAGGTCAAGGACCTCCGCCTGCGCGACGTCATCCCGGCGTCGGTGGGCGTCGAACAGGTCGGCGGGCTGTACCTCCCCGTGATCCAGCGCAACACGACCGTGCCGACGCGGCGCCATCAGCTGCTCACGACCGCCGTCGACAACCAGTCCTCGGTCACCGTGCTGGTGGTGGAGTCCGAGGAGGACCGGGCCGGCCGGGACGACGCGATCGCCCTCGCCAGGCTGGACATCACCGGGCTGGCCCCGGCACCGGCGTTCGCGCACCGGATCGACGTCGCCTTCGACGTCGACGCCGGTGGCACGCTGCGGGTGACCGCCACCGACCTCGGGACCGGGCGCGTCGAGTCCCGCGTCATCGACCGGGCCAGCGCCCGCGCGGCGGCCCGGCCGCGACGCCTCCACGCCATCGACGGCGGCCCCGCCATCGAGAACCTGCCCATCGTGACGACGACCGTCGCCTACCCACTCGGCATCGAGATCGCCGGAGGCAGGTTCCGCGAGGTCATCACGGCCCGCAAGTCCGTACCGGTCCGCGAGACGGTCCTCGTCACGAACGCCGCGGACGACCAGGACGCCATCACCGTGCACATCGTGGAGGACGGCGGCTACTTCGTGCCCGGGGGTACCTTCCGGCGCGTCCGGCAGTTCGAGCTGACGGGCCTCGCGGCGACCGCGGCGCGCACGGCCCGCGTCGAGATCGTCCTGGCCGTCGACCGGCGCCGCCAGCTCACCATCCACGCCCGCGACCTGGCCGGCGGCAGCGAGCACACCGAGCGCGTCGATCTCGCGACGACGTTCCAGGAGCCGATCACCCTCGGCCCGACCGGCTCGGCCGGCAACCTGCCCCTCGTCTTCTGACGCGGGCGTCCTCTAACGCGGGGCTACGAGCAGGGCCTGGGCACCGACGCCGACCGGGCCGTCGAGGTCGGACAGCACGGTGGTGGCCAGGCCGGCGCCGCCGGGACTGATCGTCGTCGTCGCGTCGACGCAGATCCACTCGCCGACCGGCTCGCGGTGCAGGTGCACGGTGAGCTCCGGATTGATGAAGTACGTCGTGAGGAAATCCGTCTCGCTGGAGATCCCGTTGCCGTTGTCGGCGAGCGCCAGCACCCGCTGCAGCGGGCTGGTCTCCTCGCCGGCGACCAGCGGGTGACACAGCCGTCCCCACAGCGCGGCCGGCCCGGGCACGCTCATCCGGCCCCGGCCGGCCGAGCGCCATTCGATCGCGCTCGCGAACCCACGCAGGCGTCCCGGCCCGGGCACGCGCGGCGGCGGCGCCTCCGGCAGCGGCGGGGGCGGCGGGTGGCGCGGCGGCACACCCGTGCCATCGGCGCGCCTGACCCGCCAGGCGGTGGCGCGGGCGACGTCCCGGCCGCCGGCGGTGAGCACCGCCTCGACCAGCTCGACGCTGCGCCCCGGCCGGGCGACCTGGGAGCGCAGGCTCAGCTCGCCGACGGGAACCGGCCCGAGCAGCTCGGTGGTGAACCGCGCGATCATCATGTCCGGGCGCGGCGCGGTCCGCTCGACGGCCCGGACGAGCAGCGCGCTCGGCGGCCCGCCGTGCTGGGCTGCCGGGTCCCACGGCCCTGCCGTGTGCTCGGTCGCGAGCCAGCGCCCGTCACCCAGGTCCACATACAGGCTCGCGGCCGGTGCCATGGGCGGCGGACCACCCGGCGCCAGGGAGGGCTCGCTCGTCGTCGACACGCCACCGTCAGACACGGCCCGACCTTAGGCCGCTTCCACCCGACCCGTCCGGTCGGGTGATCCGCATCACAGCCGAGTGGCCAACCACGCGCGGGCCCTACCGGTCGGGCGCACCAGCGGCCGTCGCGACCACGGCGGAGGCGGGCAGCGGCGGCAACGGCAGCGGGAGGGCCGGGAGGCCGTCGATGCTCTGGCCGTTGAAGTCCTTCGCCGCGCAGTAGGCGGCGAACTCCTCGTCGGTCTTGCGGCCGAAGTACTCGCCATGCAGCGCACGGTCCCCGACCGGCTCCATCAGCGGCACCTTGTACCCGCAGCTGTCGCTGACCTGCTCGGCCGTCACCACGACGACGGCGCGCACCGACGGCTGGTCCGGCCGCGGGAAGCGGGCGAGCAGCGCGCCGAACCGCGGGTCGTCGCGGAACACCACGTCTCCGCGCCCGTGCACCCGCACGATCTTCGGCGGTCCCCAGAACGCGCACCACATGAGCGTGATCCGCCCGTTCTCCCGCAGGTGCGCGATCGTCTCGGCGTGGCTGCCGCCCAGGTCCAGATAGGCCACGGTGTGCTCGTCAAACACCGCGAACGTGTCCGCGCCGCCTTTCGGGGACAGGTTCACGTGCCCTTCCCCGGACAGCGGCGCCGTGGCCACGAAGAACACCGGCTGCGCCTCGACGAAGTCCCGCAGCCGCCCGTCGATCCGCTCGTAGACCTTTCCCATGCTCCGATCCTCGCTCCGCCGCGCGGCGCCGTCGCCCCGATTTTCGTAACCGCCGACACCTTTGACAGAGCTGTCGTCGTCGTGACGTTCATCGGGGGGCGATGTTGGGCATGGTCAGTTCGCACGGTCGATCGACCTGGCGCCGACGCGGCGCCGGGGCACGGCCGGGACAGCTCTCGGAAGGGGCGCAGGCGGCGTGGACCACGACACCTTCAGCACTGTGGCACTGGTCATCCTGACCGTGTTTGGTCTGGTCGCCCTCGCCCTCACGGGCGCGGGCGCGTACGTGCTCGTCAAGTACCGGGTACCGCTGCGCGGCGTCGTCACCGCCGTCGGCGCCCTCGTCTACCTCGTGTCCCCGGTCGACGCCGTGCCGGAGGCCCTGTTCGGCCCGTTCGGGCTCGTCGACGACGGCGGTGTCCTGCTCGCCGCGGCGCTGTATGTCGCCCGGCTGGTCGCCGCCAAGCGCGCGGCGGCGCCGGGCTCGGTGATCGACGGCGAGGTCGTCCACGGCACCGGCCGGACGCCTCGCGACCGCCGCCGCATCGGGAACTGACTCCCGGTTCGGCCCTACCGGCTCACCCTCCGCGGTTCAGGGGCGGGGCGGGCGGGAGCGCGGCCGGGCGAGGCTCGCCAGGTAGCGGTTGTAGGCCTCGAACTCGTCGTCCTCGCCGCTGTCCATCCGGGCGTCCTTCGCGCGGCCGTGGCGTTCCTCGGTCCGCGCCCACTGGAAGAACAGGGCGGCGAGCACGGCCAGCGACGGCAGCTCCCCGAAACTCCACGCCATGCCGCCGCCGACCTGCTGGACGTCGAGCAGCGAGCCGCCCCACGGCCGGTCGAGCAGCCGGTAGTACGACTCGCCGATCACCTCGTTCGACACCATCAGGATCACGCCGAAGAAGGTGTGCACCGCCGAGGCGAGGAACAGCAGCATGATCCGCGCCGGGTAGGGCGGCCGGCGCGGGCCCGGGTCGACGCCGATGAGCAGCCAGAAGAACAGGTATCCGACGACGAGGAAGTGGCACATCATCGCCAGGTGCGCGAGATGGTTGCGCAGCACCCAGCCGTACAGCGGCGTCAGGTACAGCGCGTACAGCGACACCGAGTACAGGACGAACGTGACCACCGGGTGGGAGACGAACGCCAGCCAGCGGCTGTTCACGACCCGCAGCAGCCAGGCCCTGGCGCTGCGGGTGGTGCCGGTGACCCCGGTCGGCAGCGTGCGCAGCGCGAGCGTCACCGGCGCGCCGAGCACCAGCAGCACCGGAGCCAGCATCATCAGCAACAGGTGCTGGGCCATGTGGACGCTGAACAGCACCCGGCCATAGGGGCCGAGCCCGCTGCTGGTCGCGAACGCGATGACGGCGAGTCCCAGCAGCCAGCTGACGGTGCGCCCGACCGGCCAGGACGCGCCCGCACGGCGCAGCCGGACAACCCCGGTCAGGTACAGCCAGGCGCCGAGCAGGACCACCGTGAGGAACAGCAGGTC
Above is a window of Pseudofrankia saprophytica DNA encoding:
- the purU gene encoding formyltetrahydrofolate deformylase, translating into MTPAAVAAHAERYRDVGRVLVTCPDRPGIVSAISSLLFRHGANITELQQYSTDPFGGTFFLRIEFHREDLAAGLPAIEEGLAQLATGAEMRWRVATPAVRQRVAIFVSKADHALQELLWRTHSGELEMDVRMVVSNHPDLRDTAAGWGIPYHHVPVSPETRDEAERRALALLAGQVDLVVLARYMQVLTPRFVAAFPDRIINIHHSFLPAFVGADPYSAAARRGVKLIGATAHYVTVDLDAGPIIEQDIERVDHRHQVVDLRRIGRHVERAVLARAVGWHLQDRVIVHSNTTIVFA
- a CDS encoding thioesterase family protein, whose protein sequence is MAPAASLYVDLGDGRWLATEHTAGPWDPAAQHGGPPSALLVRAVERTAPRPDMMIARFTTELLGPVPVGELSLRSQVARPGRSVELVEAVLTAGGRDVARATAWRVRRADGTGVPPRHPPPPPLPEAPPPRVPGPGRLRGFASAIEWRSAGRGRMSVPGPAALWGRLCHPLVAGEETSPLQRVLALADNGNGISSETDFLTTYFINPELTVHLHREPVGEWICVDATTTISPGGAGLATTVLSDLDGPVGVGAQALLVAPR
- a CDS encoding universal stress protein, which encodes MTTGGEVGRGETGRDEVSRIVVGIDGSEGSREALRWAMRESELHGAELLVLLAWQLPAVGPYLPAMPLDAGVWEESARQGLSEALAAVFGDKVPDGVRAEVRPGPPASVLVEAGRDADLVVVGSRGHGGFVGALLGSVSTAVVHHTTCPVLVVRPPSEHDADTKHADTKH
- a CDS encoding Hsp70 family protein; the encoded protein is MTSDGQAQQARKTVAEPAVGIDFGTTNSAVGIFERGRVRLVPNAEGTLTTPSVVAFVADGPPLVGATALRQAVTNPAHTIRSVKLRLGSDWSHEHDGTRYSAEEVAALVLKRLHADVREYAGSSIGTAVLTVPAYFSHVQRRALEDAARMADIEVARIVSEPTATAIAHGLHRAQEERSLVFDLGGGTFDVSLVEIGAGVCEVKATAGDNHLGGDNWDQAIVEHFVALLREQHGLDISQDLTALARLREAAETARVDLSAATSANVYLPHLARTGDGYAHVDVSLTRGELETITQSTLERCRGPFERVLRDGALRASEIDHVILVGGAARMPAVGGLVEKLAGKPPFRTISEGVVTGAALQAAGLTGQVKDLRLRDVIPASVGVEQVGGLYLPVIQRNTTVPTRRHQLLTTAVDNQSSVTVLVVESEEDRAGRDDAIALARLDITGLAPAPAFAHRIDVAFDVDAGGTLRVTATDLGTGRVESRVIDRASARAAARPRRLHAIDGGPAIENLPIVTTTVAYPLGIEIAGGRFREVITARKSVPVRETVLVTNAADDQDAITVHIVEDGGYFVPGGTFRRVRQFELTGLAATAARTARVEIVLAVDRRRQLTIHARDLAGGSEHTERVDLATTFQEPITLGPTGSAGNLPLVF
- a CDS encoding pyridoxamine 5'-phosphate oxidase family protein, with translation MGKVYERIDGRLRDFVEAQPVFFVATAPLSGEGHVNLSPKGGADTFAVFDEHTVAYLDLGGSHAETIAHLRENGRITLMWCAFWGPPKIVRVHGRGDVVFRDDPRFGALLARFPRPDQPSVRAVVVVTAEQVSDSCGYKVPLMEPVGDRALHGEYFGRKTDEEFAAYCAAKDFNGQSIDGLPALPLPLPPLPASAVVATAAGAPDR
- a CDS encoding YkvA family protein, producing the protein MDHDTFSTVALVILTVFGLVALALTGAGAYVLVKYRVPLRGVVTAVGALVYLVSPVDAVPEALFGPFGLVDDGGVLLAAALYVARLVAAKRAAAPGSVIDGEVVHGTGRTPRDRRRIGN
- a CDS encoding acyl-CoA synthetase, with the translated sequence MNPASHAAVAPDKPAVIMAGSGVTLTYRELDERSARFANVLAAAGLRRGDGIALLAENDQHCFEVYWAALRSGLYVTPVNWHLSPAEVAYIVDDCEAAALIVSSRQRELAARIVEATPRVRHRYVFASADEPAAADQPGSQPAGNVDDWLAAHESYERAVAGAPAERPEVEWAGADMLYSSGTTGRPKGIRPPLPQYRSGEPGMILPPMLQMQYGMGPDAVYLSPAPAYHAAPLRFGGAVQALGGTVVMMERFEPVAALAALEKYRVTHSQWVPTMFVRMLKLPTAERERFDLSAHRAAIHAAAPCPPDVKRAMIDWWGPILYEYYAATEASGITFVSSEEWLQRPGTVGRSALGVVHICAEDGRELPTGEDGVVYFEREALPFTYHGDPAATAAAQHPAHPTWTTVGDVGHLDADGYLYLTDRATFMIISGGVNIYPQEIENVLALHPKILDVAVIGVPDPDLGERVHAVVEPAPGVEPGPGLADELIAYVRDRIAHYKAPRGVDFVDELPRTPTGKLRKNLLRKRYWPATAATG